From Burkholderia sp. WP9, a single genomic window includes:
- a CDS encoding NAD(P)H-quinone oxidoreductase: protein MKAITFEEFGDADVLKLADVPVPEVRPDDLLVRVHAAGVNRADLTHRRGGYGRPNFGDSTIKGLEIAGEVIEVGNEVQGYKVGDRVMGVVGGGAYAEVARIDWRMAMPIPAVLDYVHAAAIPEVFVTAHEAMLHLGGLKRGDSVLIHAAAGGVGSAAVQLAYATGARVFATAEGSKLERVVQLGADVVIDYRTEDFTEVIKKTTNGRGVDVVIDFVGAPYFARNVAALANGGRLIQVGILGGGAQVAVELEQILYRHLQIKGTVMKSRPQEEKHAMVRRFREHWLERFDGGARLEPVVDSTFALARAADAHRRMESAANVGKIILTMAADDLV from the coding sequence ATGAAAGCCATCACATTCGAGGAATTCGGCGATGCCGACGTGCTGAAACTTGCCGACGTGCCGGTACCGGAGGTGCGTCCCGACGATCTGCTGGTGCGCGTGCATGCCGCCGGCGTGAACCGAGCCGATCTGACACATCGCCGGGGCGGCTATGGCCGTCCCAACTTCGGCGACTCGACCATCAAGGGCCTTGAAATAGCGGGTGAAGTGATCGAGGTCGGCAACGAGGTGCAGGGTTACAAAGTGGGCGATCGCGTGATGGGCGTAGTAGGCGGGGGCGCGTACGCAGAGGTTGCACGCATCGACTGGCGCATGGCAATGCCGATTCCCGCCGTGCTCGACTACGTGCACGCCGCGGCGATTCCTGAAGTGTTCGTCACCGCTCACGAAGCGATGCTGCATCTTGGGGGCTTAAAACGCGGCGACTCCGTTCTGATTCACGCGGCGGCAGGGGGCGTGGGCTCGGCCGCGGTCCAACTGGCGTATGCGACCGGTGCACGGGTCTTCGCTACAGCCGAAGGCAGCAAGCTTGAGCGCGTCGTGCAACTTGGGGCCGACGTGGTCATCGACTATCGCACTGAAGATTTCACTGAAGTCATCAAGAAGACGACGAACGGCCGAGGAGTTGACGTCGTGATCGACTTCGTGGGCGCCCCGTATTTCGCGCGCAACGTGGCTGCGCTCGCGAATGGCGGTCGGCTGATCCAGGTCGGCATTCTTGGCGGTGGCGCTCAGGTGGCCGTCGAACTGGAGCAGATCCTTTACCGTCACCTGCAGATCAAGGGAACGGTGATGAAGTCCCGCCCGCAAGAGGAGAAACACGCGATGGTGCGGCGTTTTCGCGAGCATTGGCTCGAGCGCTTCGACGGCGGTGCCCGCCTGGAGCCGGTCGTGGACAGCACATTTGCGCTCGCTCGGGCCGCTGATGCACATCGGCGCATGGAATCAGCCGCCAATGTTGGAAAGATCATCCTGACCATGGCGGCAGACGACCTGGTGTGA
- a CDS encoding FecR domain-containing protein, with translation MDAHNAGSTLGAVLPHGKPLYANQVPPMRLRAIKYALILACGCVAVADALAADAAGVVKTVKGTVKIERAEGSSGAAIGSEVYGNDRIVTGPESSVGITLRDTTQLSAGANTILELNKFAFNTTTHEGTLDASVKRGSLAVISGKLAKANPDAVRFSTPTTTLGVRGTEFIIEVGDK, from the coding sequence ATGGACGCTCACAACGCCGGGTCGACATTGGGGGCCGTGCTGCCCCACGGAAAGCCGCTTTACGCAAATCAGGTGCCGCCGATGCGTCTTCGAGCCATCAAATATGCCTTGATTCTTGCCTGCGGGTGCGTGGCGGTCGCCGATGCGCTGGCCGCCGATGCTGCCGGCGTCGTCAAGACGGTTAAGGGCACGGTGAAGATCGAGCGGGCTGAAGGAAGTTCGGGTGCGGCCATCGGCAGCGAGGTTTACGGCAACGATCGCATCGTGACGGGCCCGGAGTCCTCGGTCGGTATCACGCTGCGGGACACCACCCAACTTTCGGCCGGCGCCAATACCATCCTCGAACTCAACAAATTCGCGTTCAATACCACGACCCACGAAGGCACGCTCGACGCCTCCGTCAAACGCGGCTCCCTGGCCGTGATTTCCGGGAAGTTGGCGAAGGCGAATCCGGATGCGGTCCGCTTCAGCACGCCGACTACCACGCTGGGCGTGCGCGGCACCGAATTCATCATCGAAGTGGGCGATAAATAA
- a CDS encoding LysR family transcriptional regulator, producing MDKVYNMSVFVKVVEMSSFTAVANHLDTTVGNVSRAVSVLEEGLNTRLLQRSTRRLVVTDAGRRFYERCVSILADIEHAEAEASSALLEPRGTLRVHAVPGLGRELVTRAVLSYREAYPEVSVDLLLSQRMPNLLEEQLDLAVVIARALPDSAYVSQKIGSSHCVLAAPPAYLARHPAPEKPEDLADHAHVLLSTVDYTPDEWHLQSSSDTAVFRPSGPHFSVNDMEAMAVALRDGAGIGLLAAFSAIDDLRKGTLVRVLPQFHTYERNVYAVYPSRQFVDAKIKRFVDALKAQVGEQLQTYANELAIECAPS from the coding sequence ATGGACAAGGTCTACAACATGTCGGTATTCGTGAAGGTCGTGGAGATGAGCAGTTTCACTGCCGTCGCCAACCATCTCGATACCACGGTCGGTAATGTTTCGCGAGCCGTTTCAGTGCTCGAGGAAGGGCTCAACACGCGACTGTTGCAAAGGTCAACGCGACGCCTCGTCGTCACCGACGCGGGCCGCCGCTTTTACGAGCGCTGCGTGTCGATCCTGGCCGACATCGAGCATGCCGAAGCCGAGGCGAGCAGCGCGTTGCTCGAGCCGCGTGGGACGTTGCGCGTCCACGCTGTGCCGGGGCTGGGGCGTGAGCTTGTAACGCGTGCGGTGCTTTCTTACCGCGAAGCGTATCCGGAGGTTTCGGTCGATTTGCTGCTCTCGCAACGCATGCCCAACCTCCTCGAGGAACAACTCGATCTGGCTGTCGTGATCGCCCGCGCGTTGCCCGATTCTGCCTATGTCAGCCAGAAGATCGGGAGCAGCCATTGTGTGCTGGCTGCTCCCCCTGCGTACCTGGCGCGGCATCCCGCGCCCGAGAAGCCGGAAGATCTGGCCGATCATGCGCACGTCCTGCTGAGCACCGTGGATTACACACCCGACGAATGGCATCTTCAGAGTTCCTCCGACACTGCCGTTTTCCGGCCCTCCGGCCCGCACTTCAGTGTGAACGACATGGAGGCCATGGCCGTTGCGTTGCGCGACGGCGCTGGAATAGGGTTGCTTGCGGCATTCTCCGCGATCGACGACCTGCGTAAGGGAACGCTCGTTCGTGTGCTGCCGCAATTTCACACCTACGAGCGGAATGTGTATGCGGTCTATCCGTCACGGCAGTTCGTAGACGCGAAAATCAAGCGCTTTGTTGATGCGCTAAAAGCTCAGGTCGGCGAGCAACTGCAAACTTACGCAAATGAGCTTGCGATCGAATGTGCGCCATCTTAG
- a CDS encoding CHASE2 domain-containing protein produces the protein MAFPSMKRFFDLWHARIRNLLKAAQGRPVALMVLFGLSLLNLCSEWPSDIARPAFVDTLDEALPDSFKTARQILFDQYQRHFPRIPTAQPVTIVEIDEETLATVGQWPWPRNRLASLIDAIAALKPLAIGLDIYMPEPDQTSPDKVAGNLPKTAETLAAGLRALPSHEAILARSLRAAPTILGAAALDHAAFATSTDMRSAPILVHGTDPLDYVRRFDYVLASLPELQAAAHGQAMLSVAVEQGVVRHIPLIMGLREKLVPGLPIEMLRLATGSAAIDVFADTSGVQAVGVADALVPTQPGGDIWLHFASIRSTLSRYVSARDLLQGTVDPERIRDKLVLVGLTGAGVTDMRTTALGELVPGIEIQAQVIETIFEGRFLRRPTWLKWAECALIMTFGLLIIWYVPRPHSRFALFIRTLPKGVTALGICLHLLNLLCCFFIFMRFGLLVDAAAIFIILSAVMGCFLSPALLGLDEPIRTEAVDAPAREQDNGRAGKTP, from the coding sequence ATGGCCTTCCCGTCGATGAAACGCTTTTTCGACCTATGGCATGCCCGTATCAGGAATCTACTGAAGGCGGCTCAGGGTCGTCCGGTGGCGCTGATGGTGCTGTTTGGCCTGAGCCTGCTCAACCTGTGCAGCGAATGGCCGAGCGACATAGCGCGTCCCGCGTTCGTGGATACGCTCGACGAGGCGCTTCCCGACTCTTTTAAAACGGCCCGGCAAATTCTATTCGATCAGTATCAACGCCACTTCCCACGCATTCCGACTGCTCAGCCTGTGACCATTGTCGAGATCGACGAGGAGACGCTCGCAACCGTCGGTCAATGGCCCTGGCCGCGAAATCGACTTGCGAGTCTTATCGATGCCATTGCGGCACTGAAACCGCTGGCTATCGGTCTCGACATTTACATGCCGGAGCCGGATCAAACCTCACCCGACAAGGTCGCCGGCAATCTGCCGAAAACGGCTGAAACGCTCGCCGCCGGCTTACGGGCTCTACCCAGTCACGAAGCCATTCTCGCCAGATCGTTGCGCGCGGCGCCGACCATCCTGGGTGCCGCTGCGCTCGATCATGCCGCCTTCGCCACCAGCACTGATATGCGAAGCGCTCCGATCCTCGTGCACGGCACCGACCCACTGGACTACGTGAGACGGTTCGACTATGTGCTCGCCAGCCTGCCGGAGCTGCAGGCGGCGGCGCACGGGCAGGCGATGCTGAGCGTGGCGGTCGAACAAGGCGTCGTCCGGCACATTCCTCTCATCATGGGATTGAGGGAGAAGCTGGTCCCCGGTCTGCCGATTGAAATGCTCCGCCTCGCCACGGGTTCAGCTGCGATCGACGTTTTTGCCGACACATCGGGCGTGCAAGCGGTGGGCGTTGCTGATGCGCTGGTGCCCACACAGCCCGGCGGGGACATCTGGTTGCATTTCGCGTCCATTCGATCGACGCTGAGCCGCTACGTATCGGCACGCGACCTCCTGCAGGGAACAGTCGATCCGGAACGGATCCGGGACAAATTGGTGCTGGTCGGACTGACCGGTGCCGGCGTGACTGACATGCGCACGACCGCGTTGGGCGAGTTGGTGCCGGGTATCGAGATTCAGGCGCAGGTCATCGAGACGATTTTCGAGGGACGTTTTCTGCGCCGCCCCACGTGGTTGAAATGGGCTGAATGCGCGTTGATCATGACGTTCGGTCTGCTGATCATCTGGTATGTGCCTCGCCCCCATTCTCGGTTCGCGTTATTCATAAGAACCCTCCCTAAGGGTGTCACCGCTCTGGGTATATGCCTGCATCTGCTGAATCTTCTGTGCTGCTTCTTTATTTTCATGCGCTTCGGACTGTTGGTCGATGCGGCCGCCATATTTATTATTCTGTCCGCGGTCATGGGCTGCTTCCTTTCACCGGCGTTACTCGGCCTCGACGAACCAATCAGAACGGAAGCCGTGGACGCGCCGGCGCGGGAGCAAGACAACGGCCGCGCCGGCAAAACGCCATAA
- a CDS encoding LysR family transcriptional regulator, with protein MPTPDLNDLVALLTVARERSFTRAAAQLGVSQSSLSRTVTSLETKLGMLLLNRTTRSVSTTEAGQRLLDSVAPKLEEIEAELQAVAELRERPVGTVRISATDYAANQYIWPKLQGLLREHRELHIELINDYGLSDIVAERFDIGVRLGDQVEKDMIAVRIAPDETLAIVAAPEYLRKTPPPSAPHELTTHNCINLRLPTRGTLMPWELRKGRRRLEVKVSGQLVFNNSYQMLDAALKGFGVAYLPKALAEPSVQAGRLCWILEDWFPTLTGHHAYYATRRQSSLAVRLVIAALRGG; from the coding sequence ATGCCTACTCCGGACCTGAATGATCTGGTCGCGCTTCTAACCGTGGCACGCGAGCGGAGTTTTACGCGCGCTGCCGCGCAACTAGGCGTATCGCAGTCATCTCTCAGTAGAACGGTGACTTCGCTTGAAACGAAGCTTGGAATGCTCCTGCTCAATCGCACGACTCGCAGCGTTTCCACGACAGAAGCCGGTCAACGCCTTCTCGACTCCGTTGCTCCGAAACTTGAAGAGATCGAAGCGGAGTTGCAGGCGGTCGCTGAACTTCGAGAACGACCGGTAGGGACGGTGCGGATCTCCGCGACAGACTACGCCGCGAACCAGTACATCTGGCCCAAGCTGCAAGGGTTGTTGCGCGAACATCGAGAGCTGCACATTGAACTGATCAACGACTACGGCCTGTCGGACATTGTCGCGGAGCGTTTTGACATAGGGGTGCGTTTGGGGGATCAGGTTGAGAAGGACATGATCGCTGTACGGATTGCGCCGGATGAAACGCTGGCGATCGTCGCGGCACCGGAATACCTTCGCAAAACGCCACCGCCGAGCGCACCGCATGAACTCACCACCCACAATTGCATCAATTTGAGGTTACCCACGAGGGGCACGCTCATGCCGTGGGAGCTTAGAAAAGGCAGACGCCGGCTGGAGGTGAAAGTGAGCGGCCAGCTCGTTTTCAATAACTCGTACCAGATGCTGGACGCGGCTTTGAAGGGATTCGGAGTCGCTTACCTTCCAAAGGCGCTCGCGGAACCGAGTGTCCAGGCGGGACGACTTTGCTGGATTCTTGAAGACTGGTTTCCTACGTTGACTGGGCATCACGCGTACTATGCGACGCGGCGCCAGTCATCGCTTGCGGTTCGCCTGGTTATCGCGGCTTTGCGCGGCGGTTAG
- a CDS encoding carboxymuconolactone decarboxylase family protein yields MSHADFSSPREAARAFTPKLAEFVDATLYPQIWNDPALSPRDRSLVTVAALIAGGHLDELPAHLRRAVNNGVTSEELSAAITHLAFYAGFPAAISASAVAQATLATLATPHERALNPSQTTKEAQS; encoded by the coding sequence ATGTCACACGCAGATTTCAGCAGCCCGCGCGAAGCAGCGCGCGCCTTCACGCCGAAACTCGCAGAGTTCGTCGACGCCACGCTCTATCCGCAAATCTGGAACGATCCCGCGCTTTCGCCGCGCGACCGTAGTCTGGTTACGGTCGCCGCGCTGATCGCGGGCGGCCATCTCGACGAACTCCCCGCGCATTTGCGCCGCGCCGTGAATAACGGCGTGACATCCGAAGAACTGTCCGCCGCGATCACCCACCTCGCGTTTTACGCAGGTTTTCCGGCCGCGATCTCGGCCTCTGCCGTTGCGCAGGCCACGCTTGCCACGCTTGCCACGCCACACGAGCGTGCTTTGAACCCGAGCCAAACAACCAAGGAAGCGCAATCATGA
- a CDS encoding NAD(P)-binding domain-containing protein, with protein sequence MTHTTHPDDEARRTLELLGPAPENWVPDQPGIDHNVFIVGGGQTGCAFAFALRRAGIGRVSVIDAANDASKAGVWLTRARMNKLRTPKSLVGPEVGLPGLSFQAWHEARFGAASYREIDRIPREQWAQYLAWYREFLGIPIRYGTRLVRIEPLGTHFRLHLEESGNARVETARKVLLCNGVAGNGGAFVPRVLAQLPALLVAHTSHDIDFAALRGKSVAVLGGAASAFDAAATALEAGAANVHLFVRRAALAAVPVSRARAYPGAYDNYFDLPDALRWAQALRFKRSGSTAPLDSLQRVTRFPNFHLHTGAQWESAREVEGRIAAQVSGETFEFDFAIAGTGYFIDPSARAELVDFASHIRLWSDQYTPPASDADEGLGAHPYLGAALEYLEKSPGQAPYLKDIHVYNPAGFVSAGVPVGDVPSMKRDIPAVVRRISRDLFLADLDSHAARLAADVPADFDETAYASSVWQREASNA encoded by the coding sequence ATGACACACACGACTCACCCCGACGACGAAGCGCGCCGCACCCTCGAACTGCTCGGTCCGGCGCCCGAGAACTGGGTCCCGGACCAGCCGGGTATCGATCACAACGTGTTCATCGTCGGTGGTGGGCAGACCGGCTGTGCGTTCGCGTTTGCGCTGCGGCGGGCCGGCATCGGCCGAGTGAGCGTGATCGATGCAGCCAATGACGCGTCGAAGGCCGGCGTGTGGCTGACCCGCGCGCGCATGAACAAGCTGCGTACGCCGAAGTCGCTGGTCGGGCCTGAAGTCGGTTTACCGGGGCTCAGCTTTCAGGCGTGGCACGAAGCGCGTTTCGGCGCGGCGTCGTATCGTGAGATCGATCGCATTCCGCGTGAGCAGTGGGCGCAGTATCTGGCGTGGTACCGCGAATTTCTCGGCATCCCGATTCGTTACGGCACACGGCTCGTGAGAATCGAACCGCTGGGCACACATTTCCGCCTGCATCTCGAAGAGAGTGGCAACGCGCGCGTCGAGACGGCGCGCAAGGTGCTGCTGTGCAACGGTGTAGCGGGCAATGGCGGCGCGTTCGTGCCGCGCGTATTGGCGCAATTGCCGGCGTTGTTAGTGGCGCATACGTCGCACGACATCGACTTTGCCGCGTTGCGCGGCAAGTCAGTCGCGGTGCTAGGCGGCGCGGCCTCCGCATTCGATGCGGCGGCGACCGCACTCGAAGCGGGCGCGGCCAACGTGCATCTGTTCGTGCGACGTGCGGCGCTGGCGGCCGTGCCGGTCTCACGTGCGCGCGCCTACCCCGGCGCCTACGACAACTATTTCGATTTGCCCGACGCGCTGCGTTGGGCGCAGGCGCTTCGCTTCAAGCGCTCGGGATCGACCGCACCGCTGGACTCGCTTCAGCGCGTCACACGTTTTCCGAACTTTCACCTGCATACAGGCGCGCAATGGGAATCCGCGCGTGAAGTGGAAGGGCGCATCGCGGCGCAGGTGTCGGGCGAAACGTTCGAGTTCGACTTTGCGATTGCGGGCACGGGCTATTTCATCGATCCATCGGCGCGGGCAGAGCTTGTGGATTTCGCGTCGCACATCCGGCTGTGGAGCGATCAGTACACACCACCCGCCAGCGATGCCGACGAAGGGCTCGGCGCGCATCCGTATCTCGGCGCGGCGCTGGAGTATCTGGAGAAATCGCCGGGACAGGCGCCGTATCTGAAAGACATCCACGTCTACAACCCGGCGGGTTTCGTCAGCGCCGGTGTGCCGGTAGGTGACGTGCCGAGTATGAAGCGCGATATTCCCGCGGTGGTCCGCCGTATCAGCCGCGACCTCTTTCTTGCAGATCTCGATTCGCATGCCGCGCGACTTGCGGCGGATGTCCCGGCGGATTTCGACGAAACGGCGTATGCGTCGAGCGTCTGGCAGCGTGAGGCGTCCAACGCTTGA
- a CDS encoding multidrug effflux MFS transporter: MLAILSLLMAFASISTDLYLPALPAMALSLHADTGAIELTISSYLIGFSVGQLLWGPIGDRYGRRMPIAIGLVLFIIGSAGCALSASSGALVGWRIAQAAGACASVVLARAMVRDLYTGHRAAQMMSTLMTIMAIAPLVGPSVGGLILHMASWRAIFWVLVGVGLATLAALGALPETLPEARRNHEPLGRALAAYVTLLQHRRVLGYAGAGGFLYGGVYAYVAGTPFAYITYHHVSPQRYGVLFAAGIAGIMITNQINARLVRRYGSDRLMRAGTWGAAIAGMLLAIDAWTDWGGLAGLVIPLFLFVSATGFIVANAIAGALGTFPARAGTMSALIGASQYGTGVLGSALMGFFADGTPGPMGAVIAAMGIGSLLCATLLVPRRVAISGVATTAK, translated from the coding sequence ATCCTCGCCATATTGAGCCTCCTGATGGCGTTCGCGTCGATCTCGACGGACCTGTATCTGCCTGCCCTGCCCGCGATGGCGCTCTCGCTGCACGCCGACACCGGTGCGATCGAGCTGACGATCTCCAGCTATCTGATCGGGTTCAGTGTGGGCCAACTGCTGTGGGGTCCTATCGGCGACCGTTACGGCCGCCGTATGCCGATCGCCATCGGACTCGTGCTGTTCATTATCGGATCGGCCGGCTGTGCGCTGTCGGCCAGCAGCGGCGCGCTGGTCGGCTGGCGAATCGCGCAGGCCGCGGGCGCGTGCGCGAGTGTTGTGCTCGCTCGCGCGATGGTGCGCGATCTCTACACGGGCCATCGCGCGGCTCAGATGATGTCGACACTGATGACGATCATGGCGATCGCACCGCTGGTCGGACCGAGCGTGGGTGGCCTCATTCTTCACATGGCGTCATGGCGCGCGATTTTCTGGGTGCTGGTCGGTGTCGGGCTGGCGACGCTCGCCGCATTGGGCGCATTGCCCGAAACGCTACCCGAGGCGCGCCGCAATCACGAACCGCTCGGCCGCGCGCTCGCCGCCTATGTCACGCTATTGCAGCATCGCCGGGTGCTCGGCTACGCGGGCGCAGGCGGATTCCTTTACGGCGGCGTGTACGCGTATGTTGCCGGCACGCCGTTCGCATACATCACCTATCACCACGTTTCGCCGCAGCGCTATGGCGTGCTGTTTGCAGCGGGCATCGCAGGCATCATGATCACGAACCAGATCAACGCGAGGCTGGTGAGGCGCTACGGGAGTGATCGCCTGATGCGTGCCGGCACGTGGGGCGCGGCAATCGCGGGCATGCTGCTGGCCATCGACGCATGGACGGACTGGGGCGGGCTGGCCGGCCTCGTGATTCCCCTGTTCCTTTTCGTTTCAGCGACCGGCTTTATCGTCGCCAATGCGATTGCGGGTGCGCTCGGCACATTCCCCGCGCGCGCCGGCACCATGTCGGCGCTCATCGGCGCAAGCCAGTACGGCACCGGCGTTCTGGGCTCGGCACTCATGGGCTTCTTCGCCGATGGCACGCCCGGGCCGATGGGCGCCGTGATCGCGGCGATGGGGATCGGCAGCCTGCTTTGCGCCACGCTGCTCGTGCCGCGGCGTGTCGCGATCTCCGGCGTAGCGACCACAGCTAAATGA
- a CDS encoding NAD-dependent succinate-semialdehyde dehydrogenase translates to MNASYEPLYLFIDGKWIAAQERETAPVVNPATKCELGRVPLATSADLDHALAVTRRAFEVWRKTVPAERARILRRAAELMRERAPRIAELMTLEEGKPLAESRDEVLRAAEYFEWFAEEARRIDGRVVPSNRPGVQQLVKKQAIGPVAAFTPWNFPAITPARKLSAALAAGCSVIIKPGEESPATALALARALDDAGLPKGVLQVVFGVPDEVSKQLIASLVIRKVTFTGSVPIGRLLSARAAEGVKPITLELGGHGPVLVFEDADVEKAAVDGAANRFRGTGQVCISSTRFLIQRGVYEEFVEHFVRATKALKVGDGMDPDTQVGPLANPRQLAKMEELVADAVARGAKVLAGGKRIEGDGYFFEPTVLADVPMDARVMHEEPFGPIAVLMRFDSLADGLAEANRLPYGLSAYAFTQNARTAIDVGDGLEAGMIGINQYRIVATELPFGGMKESGHGSEGGVEGIEYYLTHKFISQA, encoded by the coding sequence ATGAACGCAAGCTACGAACCGCTATACCTGTTTATCGACGGCAAATGGATTGCTGCACAAGAACGCGAAACCGCACCGGTCGTCAACCCTGCCACGAAATGCGAACTGGGTCGCGTGCCGCTCGCCACTAGCGCCGATCTCGACCACGCGCTCGCTGTCACACGCCGCGCATTCGAGGTCTGGCGCAAGACGGTACCCGCCGAACGCGCGCGCATTCTCAGGCGCGCCGCCGAGCTGATGCGCGAACGCGCGCCGCGAATCGCAGAACTGATGACGCTCGAAGAAGGCAAGCCGCTTGCCGAGAGCCGCGATGAGGTACTGCGTGCCGCGGAGTACTTCGAATGGTTCGCGGAAGAGGCGCGTCGCATCGACGGCCGCGTCGTGCCGTCGAACCGCCCTGGCGTGCAGCAGCTTGTGAAAAAGCAGGCAATCGGTCCGGTGGCCGCTTTCACACCCTGGAATTTCCCGGCCATCACGCCCGCGCGCAAGCTCTCGGCGGCGCTGGCAGCAGGCTGCAGCGTGATCATCAAGCCCGGCGAGGAAAGCCCCGCCACAGCCCTCGCGCTGGCCCGCGCGCTCGACGACGCGGGCCTGCCCAAAGGCGTTCTGCAAGTGGTATTCGGCGTGCCCGATGAGGTCTCGAAGCAGTTGATCGCATCACTGGTGATCCGCAAAGTCACCTTCACGGGTTCGGTGCCCATCGGCCGTCTGCTCTCGGCGCGCGCGGCGGAAGGCGTCAAGCCCATCACACTCGAGCTCGGCGGCCACGGCCCGGTACTGGTATTCGAAGACGCCGACGTGGAGAAGGCCGCCGTCGACGGTGCGGCCAACCGCTTTCGGGGCACCGGCCAGGTCTGCATCTCGTCGACGAGATTCCTGATCCAGCGCGGCGTCTACGAGGAGTTCGTCGAACATTTTGTGCGGGCAACAAAGGCACTCAAGGTGGGCGACGGCATGGACCCCGACACCCAGGTCGGGCCGCTTGCCAATCCGCGCCAGCTTGCCAAGATGGAAGAACTGGTGGCGGACGCGGTGGCGCGCGGCGCAAAAGTGCTCGCGGGCGGCAAACGGATTGAAGGCGACGGCTACTTTTTCGAGCCGACCGTGCTCGCCGACGTCCCGATGGACGCACGCGTCATGCACGAAGAGCCGTTCGGCCCGATCGCCGTGTTGATGCGCTTCGACTCACTTGCCGACGGCCTTGCCGAAGCGAACCGCCTGCCGTACGGCCTTTCCGCCTACGCATTCACGCAGAACGCACGCACCGCGATCGACGTAGGCGATGGCCTTGAAGCCGGCATGATCGGCATTAACCAATACCGCATTGTCGCGACCGAACTGCCGTTTGGCGGCATGAAGGAAAGCGGTCACGGTTCGGAAGGCGGTGTCGAGGGTATCGAGTACTACCTCACGCACAAGTTCATCAGCCAGGCTTGA
- a CDS encoding cysteine dioxygenase family protein — MTTTTTTTTTTTDETRNDVSTQRHEAVQALLADARRIVGEKGVTRGAIKALSERLLELATHRTLFDAADFPPPQPGSGDTSTRYRLNPGEDGFALYLNSLLPGKTTIPHNHDTWAVIAAIDGAELNRLYRRIDDGRDPDRAQLELAQEVVVRPGVPIAFLPDDIHSIHVGGAEPTLHFHLYGRPLETLTGRLGFETDTGLVVRYNATHMQRATQAVG; from the coding sequence ATGACCACGACCACCACCACCACCACCACCACGACTGATGAAACCCGCAATGACGTCTCCACTCAACGACACGAAGCCGTGCAGGCACTACTCGCCGACGCCCGCCGTATCGTCGGCGAAAAAGGCGTGACGCGCGGAGCGATCAAAGCGCTGAGTGAACGGCTGCTCGAACTCGCGACCCATCGCACGCTGTTCGATGCCGCTGACTTTCCGCCGCCGCAACCCGGCAGCGGCGACACGTCGACTCGCTACCGGCTCAACCCGGGTGAAGACGGTTTCGCGCTTTATCTGAACTCGCTGTTGCCGGGCAAGACGACGATCCCGCATAACCACGACACATGGGCCGTGATCGCTGCAATCGACGGCGCGGAACTCAACCGCCTCTACCGGCGTATCGACGATGGCCGCGACCCGGATCGCGCGCAACTCGAACTGGCGCAGGAAGTGGTGGTGCGCCCAGGCGTGCCGATCGCATTTCTGCCGGACGATATCCACAGCATTCATGTGGGCGGCGCGGAACCTACGCTGCACTTTCACCTGTACGGCCGGCCGCTCGAAACGTTGACAGGGAGACTTGGCTTCGAAACTGACACAGGTCTCGTGGTGCGTTACAACGCGACGCACATGCAACGCGCGACCCAGGCGGTCGGCTGA
- a CDS encoding OmpA family protein: protein MKAAIRPHGLVFAAACVMLLFLAACSTPDKIILLPDPDGKVGAVIVHSASAEQKIDKAYAGVDVTKGGAIEKTTDSQSTVETRYGELLAARPPRPMTFTIFFLFDSATELAPESAATVKQLKAVLATWPAPQLVVVGHTDLAGSQEFNDQLSMQRAKTVAAFLIKQGVPTQKIETAARGKREPLVPTADGVPNRMNRRAVITLQ from the coding sequence TTGAAGGCTGCAATTCGACCTCACGGGCTGGTCTTTGCCGCGGCATGCGTCATGCTGCTTTTCCTCGCTGCGTGCAGCACGCCGGACAAAATTATTCTATTGCCGGATCCTGATGGCAAAGTCGGAGCGGTCATCGTTCACAGCGCCTCGGCAGAGCAGAAAATAGACAAGGCCTACGCCGGCGTCGACGTCACCAAGGGCGGAGCCATAGAAAAAACGACGGATAGCCAATCCACCGTGGAGACACGATATGGCGAGCTGCTTGCGGCCCGGCCGCCTCGCCCCATGACATTTACGATCTTCTTTCTGTTTGATTCCGCCACTGAACTGGCCCCTGAGTCGGCGGCCACGGTCAAACAGCTAAAAGCCGTTCTGGCGACCTGGCCCGCGCCGCAGCTGGTGGTGGTCGGTCATACCGACCTGGCGGGCTCTCAGGAATTCAATGACCAACTCTCCATGCAGCGGGCGAAGACGGTTGCAGCATTCCTGATCAAGCAAGGCGTTCCCACCCAAAAAATAGAGACCGCTGCCCGCGGCAAGCGAGAGCCACTGGTGCCCACCGCAGATGGCGTTCCCAATCGCATGAACCGGCGCGCAGTCATCACACTCCAATGA